In the Adlercreutzia equolifaciens DSM 19450 genome, one interval contains:
- a CDS encoding response regulator transcription factor, whose amino-acid sequence MSNETRRILLVEDEKAIRDAVTAYLERENYWVTAVGDGQDALEEFQKHHFDLVILDLMLPRVPGERVCRVIRDTSDVPIIMLTAKGEVEDRIIGLELGADDYLVKPFSPRELVARSRALLRRVHADSEPQREVLEFGELTIDVSGHKVLVSGEEIDLTASEFKLLTTLSRYPGRVYSRMELVEKVLGYDFEGYERTIDSHVKNLRAKIGDNPRNPKWLHTVHGVGYRFEDPTKNGQ is encoded by the coding sequence ATGAGCAACGAGACGCGACGCATTCTTCTGGTTGAAGACGAGAAGGCCATCCGCGATGCGGTGACGGCCTATTTGGAGCGCGAGAACTACTGGGTGACCGCCGTCGGCGACGGCCAGGACGCCCTGGAAGAGTTCCAGAAGCATCACTTCGATCTGGTCATTCTGGACCTCATGCTTCCCCGCGTGCCGGGCGAGCGCGTCTGCCGCGTGATCCGCGACACCTCCGATGTGCCGATCATCATGCTGACGGCCAAGGGCGAGGTGGAAGACCGCATCATCGGTCTGGAGCTGGGCGCCGACGACTACCTGGTGAAGCCCTTCAGCCCCCGCGAGCTGGTGGCCCGTTCCCGCGCGCTGCTGCGCCGCGTGCACGCCGATTCCGAGCCCCAGCGCGAGGTGCTCGAGTTCGGCGAGCTGACCATCGATGTGTCCGGCCACAAGGTGCTCGTCTCCGGCGAGGAGATCGATCTCACTGCCAGCGAGTTCAAGCTGCTCACCACGCTGTCCCGCTACCCCGGTCGCGTGTACAGCCGCATGGAGCTCGTCGAGAAGGTGCTCGGCTACGACTTCGAGGGCTACGAGCGCACCATCGACTCCCACGTGAAGAACCTGCGCGCCAAGATCGGCGACAACCCCCGCAACCCGAAGTGGCTCCACACCGTGCATGGCGTGGGCTACCGCTTCGAGGATCCCACCAAGAACGGCCAGTAG